The Geotalea uraniireducens Rf4 genome window below encodes:
- a CDS encoding phosphotransacetylase family protein: protein MCKKIFIAATGQHCGKTTISVSLMHLARKKYGRVGFIKPIGPKCTEFNGITMDKDAALMAKIYGLEDDAAFMSPVVLGKGSTKRFLDGEIPSCYHEDAIARSCAELEKKNDFLIIEGAGHGGVGSVIGLNNARVAKLLNAPVVMVTGGGIGNVIDSVQLNLALYKQDGVDVRQILVNKLLAEKRTCSLDYLQRAFSGRELSVAGAFDYSPVLANPTLQSISRLFGLPLHGDAGEKGRIVHHVQLGAASSQRVIDGLLESTLLITTSSRDELIVTASSLYQIPDFRQKLAGLVIPGYAPISAISQKILDDSRIPYIRTEERTADAFTRLSDHVSKISAQDEEKLSLITSLAESVIDFEAIDGLL, encoded by the coding sequence ATGTGCAAGAAAATCTTTATTGCGGCGACGGGCCAGCATTGCGGGAAAACCACCATCAGCGTTTCGCTGATGCATCTGGCCAGAAAAAAATATGGACGGGTCGGCTTCATCAAGCCGATCGGCCCTAAATGCACCGAATTCAACGGCATTACCATGGACAAGGATGCGGCGCTCATGGCTAAAATCTACGGCCTTGAGGACGATGCCGCCTTCATGTCGCCGGTGGTGCTGGGGAAGGGCTCCACCAAGAGATTTCTGGACGGTGAAATACCGTCCTGCTACCACGAAGATGCCATCGCCCGTTCCTGTGCGGAGTTGGAAAAAAAGAACGATTTCCTTATCATCGAAGGGGCAGGACATGGCGGGGTTGGCTCGGTCATCGGCCTGAACAACGCCCGGGTTGCGAAACTGCTCAATGCGCCGGTAGTGATGGTAACCGGCGGCGGCATTGGAAACGTGATAGATTCCGTGCAACTGAATCTTGCCTTGTATAAGCAGGACGGCGTTGACGTCCGGCAAATACTGGTCAACAAGCTGCTTGCGGAAAAGCGCACCTGCTCACTGGATTACCTGCAGCGTGCTTTCAGTGGGCGGGAGCTAAGCGTTGCCGGGGCATTCGACTATTCCCCCGTCCTTGCCAACCCGACCCTCCAAAGCATCTCCCGGCTGTTCGGACTTCCCCTCCATGGCGATGCCGGGGAAAAAGGACGCATCGTCCACCATGTGCAGCTCGGGGCCGCCTCCTCCCAGCGGGTAATCGACGGCCTGCTGGAATCGACCCTCCTCATCACCACCAGTTCCCGGGACGAACTGATCGTCACGGCTTCCTCCCTGTATCAGATTCCAGACTTTCGGCAGAAGCTTGCTGGGCTTGTCATCCCCGGCTATGCGCCCATATCTGCCATCAGTCAGAAAATCCTTGACGACAGCCGGATACCCTATATCCGTACCGAGGAGAGAACCGCCGATGCCTTTACGCGACTTTCGGATCATGTGTCGAAGATCTCGGCGCAAGACGAAGAGAAGCTTTCCCTTATCACCTCCCTGGCGGAGTCCGTTATCGATTTTGAGGCTATCGATGGACTGCTCTGA
- a CDS encoding ATP-binding response regulator, with translation MGKILIIEDSKVAQAQLADILEKEFSLEFRENGRQGISSAHSNLPDLILLDIHLPRMNGYDVCKLLKNDADTREIPIIFITAMDAEKERVKGFEAGAVDYIVKPFYPQELLARVRTHMAAIRENRQALELEKLKLFKEMSVALSHEINNPLTAVYGFLYVLEKELVEPEEKIKTSLLHIRKEVERIRDIVAKLANASRISQTDYAGDAKMIDLHDI, from the coding sequence ATGGGAAAAATTCTGATAATAGAAGACAGTAAGGTCGCACAAGCCCAGTTGGCGGATATTCTGGAAAAGGAATTTTCGCTGGAGTTTCGGGAAAACGGCCGGCAAGGGATTTCATCTGCCCACAGCAACTTGCCGGATCTTATTCTGCTCGATATCCACCTGCCGCGCATGAATGGCTACGACGTCTGCAAGCTTCTGAAAAATGATGCCGACACACGGGAAATCCCGATAATTTTCATCACGGCCATGGATGCGGAAAAGGAAAGGGTGAAGGGATTCGAAGCCGGCGCCGTAGACTATATCGTCAAGCCGTTTTACCCGCAGGAGCTGCTGGCCAGGGTCAGGACCCACATGGCCGCCATAAGGGAAAACAGACAGGCCCTCGAACTGGAAAAGCTGAAGTTGTTCAAAGAGATGTCCGTCGCCCTCAGCCACGAGATAAACAACCCGTTGACCGCGGTTTACGGCTTTCTCTATGTGCTGGAAAAAGAGCTCGTCGAACCGGAGGAAAAAATCAAGACATCCCTGCTGCACATCCGCAAAGAAGTGGAAAGGATCAGGGACATTGTCGCAAAACTGGCAAATGCCTCACGGATCTCCCAAACCGATTATGCCGGCGATGCCAAAATGATCGACCTGCACGATATCTAA
- a CDS encoding OmpH family outer membrane protein, with the protein MYKPLRKIFVAVLLATLPILAGAEETKPVPEPKVETVVQPALPALTSPAVKGVEPGKAERTIKFGYADMLKLGSESVQGKAAKARFEEKSDKYKSQIAAKQKQLEKKKAAIQAKLATLTPEQRAAKAKDFEKKVEEYQKFVQKAENEMQAFQEEISRKLYQDIEQAAVAYGKANGYTAICVKKDILYLGSGVDVQDVTDAILKLVNEKGQKP; encoded by the coding sequence ATGTATAAACCATTGAGGAAAATCTTTGTCGCCGTCCTTCTTGCTACCTTGCCAATCTTGGCTGGCGCAGAGGAAACCAAGCCCGTTCCTGAACCGAAAGTCGAAACAGTTGTGCAACCGGCTTTACCGGCCTTGACAAGCCCTGCAGTGAAAGGCGTTGAACCGGGCAAGGCAGAACGGACCATAAAGTTCGGCTATGCGGATATGCTCAAGCTGGGCAGCGAATCGGTCCAGGGTAAGGCGGCCAAAGCCCGGTTCGAGGAAAAATCCGATAAATATAAAAGCCAGATCGCGGCCAAACAGAAGCAGCTGGAAAAAAAGAAGGCCGCGATCCAGGCAAAGCTGGCGACCTTAACCCCAGAACAGCGGGCGGCCAAGGCCAAGGATTTTGAGAAGAAGGTCGAGGAATACCAGAAGTTTGTCCAGAAAGCGGAAAATGAGATGCAGGCCTTTCAGGAGGAGATTTCCCGCAAGCTCTACCAGGATATCGAGCAAGCCGCTGTTGCTTACGGCAAGGCCAACGGTTACACGGCCATCTGCGTAAAGAAGGATATCCTCTATCTCGGCAGCGGGGTGGATGTGCAGGACGTAACGGATGCAATTTTAAAGCTTGTGAACGAAAAGGGACAAAAGCCGTAA
- a CDS encoding YifB family Mg chelatase-like AAA ATPase, with protein MLAKVLSSALLGIDAIMVDVEVDIAQGLPQFATVGLPDGAVKESKDRVKSALKNSGYEFPNRKITVNLAPADVKKEGAAFDLPISIGILAATGVVKAQHIKEYLLLGELSLDGGVKPVRGCLPVTVAAKNAGFRGVIVPRENACEGAVVEGIDVIGVTELAEVVEFLNGERAILPSQVDLHELFQQNFDYGEDFSEVKGQEHAKRALEVAAAGAHNILMIGPPGSGKTMLARRIPSILPRMSFDEAIETTKIYSVMGLLEKERALIANRPFRSPHHTISDIGLIGGSNTPRPGEVSLSHNGVLFLDELPEFKKHVLEVLRQPLEDGRVTISRALMSVTYPSRIMLVTAMNPCPCGYLGDPLHPCSCTPLMIQRYRSRISGPLLDRIDLHIEVPAVKYRDLADRSDGESSQEISLRVERSRDLQRERFKGSKVHCNAHMTPRFIKKFCETDAAGNRMLELVTDRMGLSARTYNRILKVARTIADLDGNDGIKENHISEAIQYRSLDRKPL; from the coding sequence ATGCTCGCAAAAGTCCTCAGCAGCGCCCTTCTGGGCATCGATGCCATCATGGTGGATGTGGAGGTGGATATTGCCCAGGGGTTGCCGCAGTTTGCGACCGTCGGACTCCCCGATGGGGCGGTGAAGGAAAGCAAGGACCGGGTCAAGTCGGCGCTGAAGAACTCGGGCTATGAATTTCCGAACCGGAAGATAACAGTTAACCTGGCTCCTGCCGATGTGAAAAAAGAGGGAGCCGCTTTCGATCTACCTATTTCTATCGGCATCCTCGCAGCAACCGGTGTAGTCAAAGCACAGCATATCAAGGAATATTTGCTGCTGGGAGAACTTTCGCTGGATGGCGGAGTAAAGCCGGTGCGCGGTTGCCTGCCCGTTACCGTGGCGGCAAAGAATGCAGGTTTCCGCGGAGTCATCGTCCCTCGGGAAAATGCCTGCGAAGGTGCAGTGGTTGAGGGGATTGACGTTATCGGCGTCACGGAGTTGGCGGAAGTGGTGGAGTTTCTCAACGGCGAACGCGCCATTCTCCCCAGCCAAGTCGATCTTCACGAGCTGTTTCAGCAAAATTTCGATTACGGTGAAGACTTTTCCGAGGTCAAGGGGCAGGAGCATGCCAAACGGGCGCTGGAAGTCGCTGCTGCAGGTGCACATAATATTCTGATGATCGGGCCGCCAGGTTCCGGCAAGACTATGCTGGCCCGGCGCATTCCATCGATCCTGCCGCGCATGTCCTTCGACGAAGCGATTGAAACCACCAAGATTTACAGCGTCATGGGGCTCCTGGAAAAGGAGAGGGCGCTTATTGCCAATCGGCCGTTTCGTTCACCACATCATACCATCTCCGACATAGGTCTGATCGGCGGCAGCAACACCCCGCGGCCGGGGGAGGTTTCCCTGTCACACAATGGAGTCCTCTTCCTCGATGAACTTCCCGAATTTAAAAAACATGTTCTCGAAGTGTTGCGGCAGCCGTTGGAAGACGGGCGGGTAACCATTTCCCGGGCACTTATGTCGGTGACTTATCCATCACGCATCATGCTGGTTACGGCGATGAATCCCTGCCCCTGCGGCTATCTCGGCGATCCCCTTCATCCCTGTTCGTGCACGCCTTTGATGATTCAGCGTTATCGTTCACGCATTTCAGGCCCGCTACTGGACCGTATCGACCTGCACATCGAAGTGCCGGCGGTCAAATACCGGGATCTTGCCGACCGGAGCGACGGTGAGAGTTCACAGGAAATAAGCCTGAGGGTGGAGCGCTCGCGGGACCTCCAGCGGGAGCGCTTCAAGGGGAGCAAGGTGCACTGCAACGCCCATATGACGCCCCGATTTATCAAGAAATTCTGCGAGACCGATGCCGCCGGCAACCGTATGCTGGAACTGGTCACCGACCGCATGGGGCTCTCTGCACGAACCTATAACCGCATTCTCAAGGTGGCGAGGACCATCGCCGATCTTGACGGAAATGACGGGATCAAAGAAAATCATATTTCAGAGGCGATTCAATACAGGAGCCTTGACAGAAAACCCCTCTAA
- a CDS encoding acetyl-CoA hydrolase/transferase C-terminal domain-containing protein, translating into MSEYGTLQDRVRCKSLLNKVMKPEETVQFFKNGMNLGWSGFTPAGYPKVVPIALADHVEKNGLQGKLKFNLFIGASVGAETEDRWATLDMIDRRWPYQTGKNIAAGINEGRIRMGDKHLSLFAQDLGYGFYTKDSESGKLDLAIIEVSAITEDGGLVPTSSCGVIPEILMICDRIIIEVNTGEPSFEGIHDLLTPATPPNRQPFNIVKAGSRIGSTSIPCDPSKIIAVVESKLRDQGRAFAEQDDTSEAIAGHVIEFFTHEVKAGRLPKNLLPLQSGVGSIANAVIGGLAKGPFSNLTVYTEVLQDTMLDLFDSGKLDHASSCSLSLSASPGFPRFFENMDKYFDKITLRPLSISNAPEPIRRLGCIAMNTPVEIDIYAHANSTLVGGTRMINGLGGSGDFLRNGFLKIMHTPSSRPSKTDPNGISCVVPHCSHIDHTEHDLDCVVTEQGLADLRGMAPKERAKRIIEKCAHPDYKPILSEYLEIASADCLRRKVGHEPQLWDRAFKMHLNLERNGTMKIKNWDVKVDLCE; encoded by the coding sequence ATGTCTGAGTACGGCACACTGCAAGACCGCGTACGTTGCAAGTCCCTTTTGAACAAGGTCATGAAGCCCGAGGAGACCGTGCAGTTCTTCAAGAACGGCATGAACCTCGGCTGGTCCGGCTTCACCCCTGCCGGTTATCCGAAGGTGGTACCCATCGCTTTGGCTGACCACGTAGAGAAAAACGGACTGCAGGGCAAGCTGAAGTTCAACCTGTTCATCGGCGCTTCCGTCGGTGCCGAGACTGAGGACCGCTGGGCCACCCTCGACATGATCGACCGCCGCTGGCCGTATCAGACCGGCAAGAACATCGCCGCCGGCATCAACGAAGGCCGCATCCGCATGGGTGACAAGCATCTTTCACTGTTTGCCCAGGACCTGGGCTACGGCTTCTATACCAAGGACTCGGAAAGCGGCAAGCTTGACCTCGCCATTATCGAAGTTTCGGCCATAACCGAAGACGGCGGCCTGGTCCCGACTTCATCCTGCGGCGTCATCCCGGAAATCCTGATGATCTGTGACAGGATCATCATCGAGGTCAACACAGGCGAGCCCTCCTTCGAAGGTATCCATGACCTGCTCACCCCGGCGACCCCCCCCAACCGCCAGCCGTTCAATATCGTCAAGGCCGGTTCCCGCATCGGTTCGACCTCGATTCCGTGTGACCCGAGCAAGATCATCGCCGTGGTCGAGTCCAAACTCCGCGACCAGGGGCGCGCCTTTGCCGAGCAGGACGACACCTCGGAAGCGATCGCCGGCCACGTCATCGAGTTCTTCACCCACGAAGTGAAGGCGGGCCGTCTGCCGAAGAACCTGCTGCCGCTCCAGTCTGGGGTCGGCTCAATCGCCAACGCCGTCATCGGCGGCCTGGCCAAGGGGCCCTTCTCAAATCTGACCGTCTACACCGAGGTGCTCCAGGATACCATGCTCGACCTGTTCGACTCGGGCAAGCTGGACCACGCCTCTTCCTGTTCGCTCTCCCTCTCCGCGTCGCCGGGCTTCCCGCGCTTTTTCGAGAACATGGACAAGTACTTCGACAAGATTACCCTGCGGCCGCTATCCATCTCCAACGCGCCGGAGCCGATCCGTCGTCTGGGTTGTATCGCCATGAATACCCCGGTTGAAATCGACATCTATGCCCACGCCAATTCGACCCTGGTCGGTGGCACAAGGATGATCAACGGCCTTGGCGGTTCCGGCGACTTCCTGCGCAACGGCTTCCTGAAGATTATGCACACGCCGTCGTCACGTCCCTCCAAGACCGATCCGAACGGCATTTCTTGCGTGGTGCCGCATTGCTCTCACATCGACCACACTGAGCACGACCTTGACTGCGTCGTTACCGAGCAGGGTCTGGCCGACCTGCGCGGGATGGCACCGAAGGAGCGCGCCAAGCGGATCATCGAAAAGTGCGCCCACCCGGATTACAAGCCGATCCTTTCCGAGTACCTGGAAATTGCCTCCGCGGACTGCCTCAGGAGAAAGGTTGGCCACGAACCGCAACTGTGGGACCGCGCCTTCAAGATGCACCTCAACCTGGAGCGCAACGGCACCATGAAGATCAAGAACTGGGATGTAAAGGTCGACCTTTGCGAGTAA
- a CDS encoding HD domain-containing phosphohydrolase, translated as MHETILFVDDEKVYLDYTRSLFENKGLTILTANSALEALDVINQNIICVIVADNQMPGMCGLELLTKIKEISPHTVKIMMTGSADLATALSAINNGEVFRFVVKPWKNSEMIRAVKDGIRRFRILQSIKREDEFVLHSLAQTIELKDASTKGHCDRVATLALQIAKDLGIGETIQEEIKFGSWLHDCGKIGVPEAILNANRKLTDEEFELIKKHSAWGCSVVRKANLSITVQNIVLYHHERYDGKGYPSGLHGDNIPLEARIVAVADVYDALSVDRPYRKKLSRENIMETMVEMRGTNLDPEIVDALFAILKVDFQD; from the coding sequence ATGCATGAAACCATATTGTTTGTCGATGACGAGAAAGTTTACCTTGATTACACCAGAAGCCTCTTCGAGAACAAGGGACTGACCATCTTAACTGCCAACTCTGCCTTGGAAGCGCTGGATGTTATCAACCAGAACATAATATGCGTGATTGTGGCCGACAACCAGATGCCCGGCATGTGTGGCCTGGAGCTCCTTACAAAGATCAAGGAAATTTCCCCGCACACCGTAAAGATCATGATGACTGGCAGCGCAGACCTTGCCACTGCGCTTTCCGCCATTAATAACGGCGAGGTTTTCCGCTTTGTCGTCAAACCCTGGAAGAATTCGGAGATGATTAGGGCAGTAAAAGATGGGATACGCAGATTCCGCATTCTGCAATCCATAAAGAGAGAGGATGAATTTGTCCTGCACTCACTAGCTCAAACCATCGAACTGAAAGATGCCTCTACCAAAGGGCACTGCGACCGGGTTGCCACATTGGCGCTGCAAATCGCCAAGGATTTGGGGATCGGAGAGACCATACAGGAGGAAATTAAATTCGGCAGCTGGCTCCATGACTGCGGCAAGATCGGTGTGCCTGAGGCGATTCTCAATGCCAACCGTAAACTGACTGACGAGGAGTTCGAGCTGATAAAGAAGCACTCGGCTTGGGGGTGCAGCGTGGTACGCAAGGCAAATCTTTCCATAACGGTGCAGAATATCGTTCTCTATCACCACGAACGCTACGACGGCAAGGGATACCCCTCCGGCCTCCATGGCGACAACATTCCCCTGGAAGCCCGGATCGTTGCCGTTGCGGATGTTTACGATGCACTCTCTGTGGACAGACCTTATCGCAAAAAATTATCCCGGGAAAACATCATGGAAACCATGGTAGAAATGCGGGGGACCAACCTCGATCCCGAGATTGTAGATGCACTGTTTGCAATCCTCAAGGTTGATTTTCAGGACTAA